The Melitaea cinxia chromosome 21, ilMelCinx1.1, whole genome shotgun sequence genome has a window encoding:
- the LOC123664282 gene encoding glycoprotein 3-alpha-L-fucosyltransferase A: MWARAARVLRRVALLVPLLLTALALLLLPRPPPFSSSARLPSPPSPQPLAREDTHLQNSMTENEVIFDEEGDEITKRLWFMSGGEQRPKHHDPHANLFPEDAQADDRIVEQLMYTLPKDEDVPIKKILLANGLGAWGVSGGRTEFIRNKCPVDRCTLTADQREAATADAILFKDHHTPFDVKRPPNQIWILYYLECPYHTASLRPSSLDLFNWTATYRRDSDIVAPYERWVYHDTLNTEKDIERNYAANKTKKVAWFVSNCHARNRRLQYARQLSKFIPVDIYGACGSHHCPRADPNCLEMLDKEYKFYLAFENSNCRDYITEKFFVNGLQHDVLPIVMGARPQEYAAVAPHNSYIHVEEFAGPEELAAYLKRLDEDDTLYNSYFRWKGTGEFINTYFFCRVCAMVHAGARRQRSAHYVDVQAWWRDGACTRTDWRTSPDQRPPLQ, encoded by the exons ATGTGGGCGCGCGCGGCGCGAGTCCTGCGGCGCGTGGCGCTGCTAGTCCCGCTTCTCCTGACCGCGTTAGCGCTACTACTACTGCCGCGCCCACCACCCTTCAGCTCCTCTGCGCGACTACCCTCACCGCCCTCCCCACAACCATTAGCGAGAGAGGATACTCATTTACAA AATTCTATGACAGAGAATGAGGTAATATTCGATGAAGAAGGTGATGAAATCACAAAACGATTATGGTTCATGTCTGGTGGTGAGCAACGCCCGAAGCATCACGACCCGCACGCTAATTTATTCCCTGAAGACGCTCAGGCTGATGACAG aatTGTCGAGCAGTTAATGTACACGTTGCCAAAAGATGAAGATGTGCCTATTAAGAAAATTTTGCTAGCAAACGGGCTTGGGGCCTGGGGGGTATCGGGTGGGAGAACAGAGTTTATCAGGAACAAATGTCCCGTTGACCGATGTACATTGACTGCGGACCAGAGAGAGGCAGCCACAGCCGATGCTATACTCTTTAAGGATCACCACACACCCTTCGATGTTAAGAGACCACCAAACcag ATTTGGATCCTGTATTACTTAGAGTGCCCTTACCACACCGCGTCTCTTCGGCCGTCCTCCCTGGACCTGTTCAACTGGACGGCCACTTACCGTCGGGATTCAGACATAGTAGCACCCTACGAACGCTGGGTCTACCACGACACTTTGAATACAGAAAAGGACATCGAGAGAAACTACGCagctaataaaactaaaaag GTGGCATGGTTCGTATCTAACTGCCACGCCAGGAACCGTCGCCTACAGTACGCGAGGCAGCTGTCGAAATTCATCCCGGTAGACATCTACGGCGCATGCGGCTCGCACCATTGCCCGCGCGCTGACCCCAACTGCCTCGAGATGTTGGACAAGGAGTACAAGTTCTACCTAGCTTTTGAAAACTCGAATTGTCGTGATTACATAACCGAGAAGTTCTTCGTTAATGGACTGCA GCACGACGTGTTACCGATAGTGATGGGGGCACGTCCTCAAGAGTACGCGGCAGTTGCTCCGCACAACTCCTACATACACGTAGAAGAGTTCGCTGGCCCTGAGGAGCTAGCTGCCTATCTGAAGCGCTTAGATGAAGACGACACTCTTTATAATTCTTACTTTAGATGGAAA GGCACGGGCGAGTTCATCAACACGTACTTTTTCTGCCGCGTGTGTGCGATGGTGCACGCAGGCGCGCGCCGCCAGCGCAGCGCACACTACGTGGATGTGCAGGCGTGGTGGCGCGATGGCGCCTGCACGCGCACTGACTGGCGTACCTCGCCCGACCAGCGTCCACCCCTGCAGTAG